Proteins from one Mucilaginibacter jinjuensis genomic window:
- a CDS encoding RNA polymerase sigma factor: MLLFKLKHTTEELVADCKAGKRKAQELLYKQFAGKMLAVCMRYAVDKMEAEDMLQNGFVRVFQKINDYRGEGSFGGWVRRIMVHSSIEYYRKHHKMMQVEIDDTTPGQSANAVAMANLDAKDLMGLIQKLSPGYRMVFNLYAIEGYSHKEIGEIMGISEGASKSQLSRARSILKEQVIKMEGRNYEYAG; encoded by the coding sequence ATGCTGCTATTTAAACTTAAACATACCACTGAAGAACTTGTAGCCGATTGCAAAGCAGGCAAGAGAAAAGCGCAGGAGCTACTTTACAAGCAATTTGCCGGTAAAATGCTGGCGGTATGTATGCGTTACGCGGTTGATAAAATGGAAGCAGAAGATATGTTGCAGAATGGGTTTGTGCGGGTGTTTCAAAAAATAAATGATTACCGGGGCGAGGGTTCTTTTGGAGGATGGGTACGCCGCATTATGGTGCACAGCTCGATAGAGTATTACCGCAAGCACCACAAAATGATGCAGGTTGAGATTGATGATACCACGCCAGGGCAATCGGCTAATGCAGTAGCAATGGCTAATCTGGATGCAAAAGACCTGATGGGTTTAATACAAAAACTATCACCAGGTTATAGGATGGTGTTTAACTTATATGCGATAGAAGGTTATTCGCACAAAGAAATTGGGGAGATAATGGGGATTTCTGAAGGTGCGTCGAAATCGCAGTTATCAAGGGCGAGATCGATACTGAAAGAACAGGTGATTAAAATGGAAGGAAGAAACTATGAGTATGCAGGATAA
- a CDS encoding metal-dependent hydrolase family protein, giving the protein MKKTVFLLLFILSASILLAQDHKLILLKPDRVFDGETMHTGWAVLVKDNRIEAVGETNTITAPANTQIIELKGTTLLPGFIEGHSHLFLHPYNETKWDDQVLTESRAERTARAVNHARATLMAGFTSARDLGTEGAGYDDVGLKAAINKGMIPGPRLLVATRAIVATGSYGPKSTVTEAIIPKGAEEADGMDGLTRVIRSQIGYGADVVKLYADYRWGLDGASEPTFTVDELKLAVQVASSSGRMVVVHSSTEEGMRRSIAAGVKTIEHGDGGTPELFKLMKDKGIALCPTLAATEATEIYKGWRKGIDPETDKVKRKHVMFTEALKSGVTICMGGDVGVFAHGDNAREMVLMAEYGMKPIDVLKSATSVNAEVFGLKKLGQIKNGYLADIVVVNGNPVEDIKVVKDVKLVMKDGVIYRQ; this is encoded by the coding sequence ATGAAAAAAACTGTCTTTCTTTTACTTTTCATTTTAAGCGCTTCAATTCTGCTGGCGCAAGACCATAAACTGATCCTTTTAAAGCCTGATCGTGTATTCGATGGCGAAACCATGCACACCGGATGGGCGGTTTTAGTAAAAGACAATCGCATTGAGGCAGTAGGCGAAACCAATACGATCACCGCCCCTGCCAATACTCAAATTATAGAATTAAAAGGTACTACACTATTGCCGGGTTTTATAGAAGGCCATTCGCACCTGTTCCTCCACCCTTATAATGAAACGAAATGGGACGACCAGGTTTTAACCGAAAGCCGCGCCGAACGTACAGCCCGTGCCGTAAACCATGCCCGCGCTACTTTAATGGCAGGCTTTACCTCGGCGCGAGATTTGGGTACCGAGGGTGCAGGTTATGACGATGTAGGATTGAAGGCTGCGATTAACAAGGGAATGATTCCCGGTCCACGGCTCTTAGTGGCAACACGCGCCATTGTAGCTACCGGCAGTTATGGACCAAAAAGTACGGTTACCGAAGCCATCATACCAAAAGGCGCTGAAGAAGCAGATGGTATGGACGGATTAACCCGTGTAATCCGCTCACAGATTGGCTATGGCGCTGATGTAGTAAAACTATATGCTGATTATCGCTGGGGGCTGGATGGCGCATCTGAACCCACCTTTACCGTCGATGAGCTAAAGTTGGCTGTACAGGTTGCCAGTAGCAGCGGGCGCATGGTAGTGGTACATTCATCAACCGAAGAAGGAATGCGCCGATCGATAGCAGCCGGTGTTAAAACCATTGAGCATGGCGATGGCGGTACGCCAGAATTATTTAAGTTGATGAAAGATAAAGGCATAGCGCTTTGCCCTACCCTCGCCGCTACAGAAGCCACCGAAATTTATAAGGGCTGGAGAAAAGGCATCGATCCTGAAACTGATAAAGTAAAAAGGAAACACGTCATGTTTACCGAAGCCCTAAAATCGGGCGTTACGATTTGTATGGGTGGCGATGTTGGCGTATTTGCCCACGGCGATAACGCCCGTGAGATGGTTTTAATGGCCGAGTATGGCATGAAACCTATCGACGTACTAAAATCTGCCACATCAGTCAACGCCGAAGTTTTTGGCTTAAAGAAATTAGGACAAATTAAAAATGGTTACCTGGCAGATATTGTTGTAGTTAATGGCAACCCCGTGGAAGATATTAAAGTGGTGAAGGATGTGAAGTTGGTGATGAAGGATGGGGTAATTTATAGGCAATAA
- a CDS encoding GNAT family N-acetyltransferase, which produces MNINLHPFPILTTERLTLRKLNEKDADAIFRLRSDNIVNAYLDREPAASIQDAKNFIQKIESILQNQQGVYWAIALNTNDTLIGTICYYNFDLENNVAEIGYELSPVYHGQGIMQEAIEKVIRYGFEVMQLNSITAFPRMDNENSIKLLKRNRFELDEAVEDNYAVYVLKRA; this is translated from the coding sequence ATGAACATTAACCTCCACCCTTTCCCAATCCTTACAACCGAACGCCTTACATTAAGGAAACTTAATGAAAAAGATGCTGATGCAATATTCCGTCTCCGTTCTGACAATATTGTAAATGCCTATCTCGACAGAGAGCCAGCTGCAAGCATCCAAGACGCTAAAAATTTCATCCAGAAGATTGAAAGTATACTTCAAAATCAACAAGGCGTTTACTGGGCTATCGCTCTTAATACCAATGATACACTGATCGGTACTATCTGTTATTATAATTTCGATTTAGAAAATAATGTAGCAGAGATTGGCTACGAACTTAGCCCAGTTTACCACGGGCAAGGCATTATGCAGGAAGCTATTGAAAAGGTAATACGCTATGGATTTGAGGTGATGCAGTTAAACTCGATAACCGCCTTTCCCCGGATGGATAATGAAAATTCTATAAAGCTTTTAAAACGGAATAGATTTGAGTTGGATGAAGCGGTAGAAGATAATTATGCGGTGTATGTTTTGAAGCGGGCATAA
- a CDS encoding CopD family protein: MAGLFYIVRLFVYHTEAQERVEAERKVLSDQFEIMERKLMNIISTPAMLLTLIAGISMLCIQPEWLKQPWMHVKLAFVGGLVVYHFICIHKMKQMRQGIYTWTSTQLRIWNEVATIFLFAIVFLVVLKNALSWIFGVLGIIAFSMIIMSAVKIYKYYRLKK; encoded by the coding sequence ATGGCTGGGCTCTTTTATATTGTGCGGCTTTTTGTTTACCATACCGAAGCACAGGAGCGGGTAGAGGCAGAGCGTAAAGTACTGTCGGACCAGTTTGAGATTATGGAGCGCAAGTTGATGAACATCATTAGTACCCCGGCTATGCTGCTTACGCTTATTGCCGGCATCAGCATGTTATGTATCCAGCCCGAGTGGCTCAAGCAACCCTGGATGCATGTTAAACTGGCTTTTGTGGGCGGTTTGGTGGTTTACCACTTTATCTGCATCCACAAAATGAAACAAATGCGCCAGGGCATCTACACCTGGACATCAACTCAACTCCGCATCTGGAATGAGGTAGCTACGATATTTCTTTTTGCAATCGTATTTTTAGTGGTGTTAAAAAATGCCCTAAGCTGGATTTTTGGTGTACTGGGGATCATTGCTTTCTCAATGATTATCATGTCGGCAGTGAAAATCTATAAGTATTATAGATTGAAGAAATAG
- the hemE gene encoding uroporphyrinogen decarboxylase — translation MKDSLFIKAAFSQETERPPVWMMRQAGRFMPEYWEIKNKYSFLEMCKTPEIAADVTMLPVDLLGIDAAILFSDILVTGEAMGGDLSFTQNIGPKFANPVRTQADIDNLNVDVLDKLQYVADAIKVIQQRLNGKIPLIGFAGAPFTVMSYLVEGGSSKDFKLTKLMLHNEPQMAHQLLAKIAKVTAAYLNLQIEAGVNAVQIFDSWAQALAWDDYKEFSHRYIQEIIANLNRKDIPVISFCKGSSVFAPLMAEAKPDVISIDWNVDLLDIKNRLPQGIAVQGNLDPHILYADKPVIKERIHRLFERMRGEKGFIFNLGHGIMPDIPFDNVKYAVEVIKEYKY, via the coding sequence ATGAAAGATTCATTATTTATAAAAGCCGCATTTTCACAAGAAACAGAACGCCCACCAGTATGGATGATGCGCCAGGCTGGCCGTTTTATGCCCGAGTATTGGGAAATTAAAAACAAATACTCTTTCCTGGAAATGTGCAAAACCCCAGAGATTGCCGCAGATGTAACCATGCTGCCGGTTGATTTACTGGGTATTGATGCTGCTATTTTATTCTCAGATATCCTGGTTACAGGCGAAGCGATGGGTGGCGACCTGAGCTTTACCCAAAACATTGGCCCTAAGTTTGCCAATCCGGTACGTACACAAGCCGATATCGACAATTTAAATGTTGATGTGTTGGATAAGCTGCAATATGTGGCCGATGCTATTAAAGTTATTCAGCAACGTTTAAACGGTAAAATCCCGTTGATCGGTTTTGCCGGTGCGCCATTCACAGTAATGAGTTATTTGGTTGAGGGTGGATCTTCAAAAGATTTTAAGCTAACCAAGCTAATGCTGCACAACGAGCCCCAAATGGCCCACCAGTTATTGGCCAAAATTGCCAAAGTTACTGCTGCTTATTTAAACTTACAGATCGAAGCCGGTGTTAATGCCGTACAAATTTTCGATAGCTGGGCACAGGCATTGGCATGGGACGATTATAAAGAATTTTCGCACCGTTACATCCAGGAAATTATTGCCAACCTTAACCGCAAGGATATTCCAGTGATTTCTTTCTGTAAAGGCAGCTCGGTTTTTGCGCCATTGATGGCAGAAGCTAAACCTGATGTTATCTCTATCGACTGGAACGTTGACCTGCTCGATATTAAAAACCGCTTACCGCAAGGCATTGCTGTACAAGGTAACCTTGATCCGCATATCTTGTACGCCGATAAACCGGTTATTAAAGAACGTATCCACCGTTTGTTTGAGCGTATGCGTGGCGAAAAAGGCTTTATTTTTAACCTTGGCCACGGTATTATGCCGGATATTCCATTTGATAACGTGAAGTATGCGGTTGAGGTAATAAAGGAATATAAATACTAA
- a CDS encoding tetratricopeptide repeat protein, which translates to MLVFFVQEHVYELAGVALMFFLLLIWGYFKEGPIVMAAKSFHNKDYEKAEELLLSIKRPEWLNRKRRGFYEFMLGGISLQRQDYDAAEKHYEIAIQYPLRSLNDHVAALAHVANISIRQHNYDKAEAYIGLAEKHHDKITAKMKAVIERLQTEIKKHKTK; encoded by the coding sequence ATGCTGGTTTTTTTTGTACAAGAGCATGTTTATGAATTGGCAGGCGTTGCGCTTATGTTCTTTTTGCTGCTGATATGGGGCTACTTTAAAGAGGGCCCAATTGTTATGGCTGCCAAAAGTTTCCATAATAAAGATTACGAGAAGGCCGAAGAATTACTGCTAAGCATCAAACGACCCGAATGGTTAAACCGTAAACGTCGCGGCTTTTACGAATTTATGCTGGGAGGGATCAGCCTGCAAAGGCAGGATTACGATGCTGCCGAAAAGCATTACGAAATAGCGATACAATATCCGTTACGCTCTCTTAATGATCACGTGGCGGCATTGGCGCATGTGGCTAACATTAGCATCAGGCAGCATAATTATGATAAAGCTGAGGCTTACATTGGACTGGCAGAAAAGCATCACGATAAAATTACGGCCAAAATGAAGGCTGTTATTGAGCGTTTGCAAACAGAAATAAAGAAACACAAAACTAAATAA
- a CDS encoding response regulator transcription factor, whose protein sequence is MSKKRILLAEDEEHLLEAIKLNLELEGYKVSTANNGKKALQIFKEERFNLIILDVMMPEVDGFVVAETIRLENSEVPIMFLTAKNTNEDKIAGLKKGADDYLTKPFNLEELILRVNNLVKRSLKGEDLKEFNSYKIGDKTIHFNSFELINEDGSITALTKKETMLLKLLIERRNEAVSREQILETVWNYDVYPSTRTIDNFILTFRKYFEPDPKNPVYFHSIRGVGYKFTDTH, encoded by the coding sequence ATGTCAAAGAAAAGAATTCTATTGGCCGAAGATGAAGAGCATTTGCTCGAGGCCATCAAATTAAACCTGGAATTAGAAGGATACAAAGTATCAACTGCTAACAATGGTAAAAAGGCGTTACAGATCTTCAAAGAAGAACGCTTTAACCTGATTATACTGGATGTAATGATGCCAGAGGTTGACGGCTTTGTTGTAGCCGAAACTATCAGATTAGAAAACTCTGAAGTGCCGATTATGTTCCTGACGGCGAAGAATACCAACGAGGATAAAATTGCAGGCCTTAAAAAAGGTGCAGATGATTATCTGACCAAACCTTTTAACCTCGAAGAGCTGATTTTACGTGTGAACAACCTGGTAAAACGCAGCCTGAAAGGTGAAGACCTGAAAGAGTTTAACAGCTATAAGATCGGTGATAAAACTATTCACTTTAACTCTTTTGAGTTAATTAACGAGGATGGATCGATCACGGCATTAACCAAAAAAGAAACCATGCTGTTGAAGCTGCTGATAGAGCGCCGTAACGAGGCTGTATCGCGCGAGCAGATTTTGGAAACCGTTTGGAACTATGATGTGTACCCATCAACCCGTACCATCGATAACTTCATTCTTACCTTCCGTAAATATTTTGAGCCGGATCCTAAGAACCCTGTTTATTTTCATTCAATCCGTGGGGTAGGCTATAAGTTTACAGATACGCATTAA
- a CDS encoding sensor histidine kinase, with amino-acid sequence MKRPFVIFYALIIYAIAELFWWGYMLVHLQPGRFGMIMGEGSVFILVFTVGAYNLHTSINKERRLQEQKRNFLLSVTHELKSPLASIKLYMETIQKRKLEHSQIIDFAGKCLLDVDRLNDMVENMLLASKIENRSYTFPKEQFNLSTLVDSVVNRLQINKCDFSQQLINAEIEPKIEITGDKFALTSVVTNLIENAVKYSQPCAEVNVKLFRKDGQVYFMVADQGIGIADNEKSRIFERFYRVGSEDTRNTKGTGLGLYIVKQVLDKHEASIRVKDNIPEGSVFEVVFG; translated from the coding sequence ATGAAAAGGCCATTTGTAATTTTTTATGCATTAATTATCTACGCCATTGCCGAGTTGTTTTGGTGGGGATACATGTTGGTTCACCTGCAACCCGGCAGGTTCGGGATGATTATGGGCGAAGGATCGGTTTTTATACTGGTTTTTACAGTAGGTGCATACAACCTGCATACATCAATTAACAAAGAACGCCGTTTACAAGAGCAGAAAAGAAACTTCCTGCTTTCGGTAACGCACGAATTGAAATCGCCGCTGGCTTCCATTAAATTATATATGGAAACCATCCAGAAAAGAAAACTCGAACATTCGCAGATCATTGATTTTGCCGGCAAGTGTTTGCTGGATGTAGACCGATTGAACGATATGGTGGAAAATATGCTGCTGGCTTCGAAAATAGAAAACCGCTCATATACTTTCCCTAAAGAGCAGTTTAACCTTTCTACGTTAGTTGATAGCGTAGTAAACCGTTTGCAAATTAATAAATGCGACTTTAGTCAGCAGTTGATCAACGCCGAGATTGAACCCAAAATTGAGATCACCGGCGATAAATTTGCTTTAACTTCTGTAGTAACCAACCTTATCGAAAATGCTGTTAAATACTCGCAGCCGTGCGCCGAGGTTAATGTAAAACTGTTCAGAAAAGATGGCCAGGTTTACTTCATGGTGGCCGACCAAGGGATAGGTATCGCAGATAATGAAAAAAGCCGTATTTTCGAGAGGTTTTACCGTGTAGGTAGTGAGGATACCCGTAACACAAAGGGGACGGGCTTAGGTTTATACATAGTGAAGCAAGTTTTAGATAAGCATGAGGCCAGCATCAGGGTTAAAGATAATATCCCGGAAGGCAGCGTGTTTGAAGTTGTTTTTGGTTAA
- the hemL gene encoding glutamate-1-semialdehyde 2,1-aminomutase, whose amino-acid sequence MFDSFKKIFSGNEGDEPVNTTGKADIVREKSAELYEKAKTYFPGGVNSPVRAFKSVYGSPLFIEKGDGSYLWDADGNQFIDYCCSWGPLILGHNNAKVREKVLEVIQHGMSFGAPTALENELAELILKNNKYIQKIRFVSSGTEAVMSAIRLARGVTKRDKILKFEGCYHGHSDSLLVKAGSGLVTFGETSSAGIPKAFAEQTIVVSLNDREALKEAFAEFKDQIAAVIIEPVPANNGLLLQEKEYLQFLRDICTENGTLLIFDEVISGFRLGFEGAAGYYQIKPDILTYGKIIGGGLPVGAYGASAEIMDHISPVGSVYQAGTLSGNPVAMAAGIGQITELLRMGFYRDLNNKTEEFAESIQRFATARNYKFKVFHIGSIFWFAFTNQAAIRKAEEIDGSSMEKFKKLHRELLNRGIYLGPSGYEVGFISSAHTKTDLERTKRAIFDSLDIVFKDK is encoded by the coding sequence ATGTTCGATTCGTTTAAAAAAATATTTTCTGGTAATGAGGGCGATGAGCCTGTGAATACCACAGGCAAGGCAGATATCGTTCGCGAAAAGTCTGCTGAATTGTATGAGAAGGCTAAAACGTATTTCCCGGGTGGGGTAAACTCGCCGGTACGTGCGTTTAAATCTGTTTATGGTAGCCCGCTTTTTATTGAAAAAGGTGATGGTAGCTATTTATGGGATGCTGATGGTAACCAGTTTATAGACTACTGCTGCTCATGGGGGCCGCTTATCCTGGGTCATAACAATGCCAAGGTTCGGGAGAAAGTGTTGGAAGTAATTCAACACGGCATGTCGTTCGGGGCACCAACTGCATTGGAAAATGAATTGGCCGAACTAATTCTCAAGAATAACAAATACATTCAAAAAATACGTTTTGTAAGCTCGGGTACAGAGGCTGTTATGTCGGCTATCAGGCTAGCCCGTGGCGTTACCAAACGCGATAAGATTTTAAAGTTCGAGGGCTGCTATCACGGCCACTCAGACTCATTACTGGTTAAAGCCGGTAGCGGACTGGTTACTTTTGGCGAAACCTCATCAGCAGGCATCCCTAAAGCATTTGCCGAGCAAACCATTGTGGTATCATTAAATGATCGCGAAGCTTTAAAAGAAGCCTTCGCCGAATTTAAAGATCAGATTGCAGCGGTAATTATCGAACCAGTACCAGCCAACAATGGCCTGCTACTGCAAGAGAAAGAATACCTGCAATTCCTGCGTGATATTTGTACAGAGAATGGTACTTTGTTGATCTTCGATGAAGTGATCTCTGGTTTTCGTTTAGGTTTCGAAGGTGCTGCAGGTTACTATCAGATTAAGCCAGATATTTTGACCTATGGTAAAATCATCGGTGGTGGTTTACCAGTTGGCGCTTACGGTGCATCTGCCGAGATTATGGATCATATCTCACCGGTTGGTAGCGTTTACCAGGCAGGTACATTATCTGGTAACCCGGTTGCCATGGCAGCAGGTATCGGTCAGATTACCGAGCTGTTGCGCATGGGTTTCTATCGTGACCTGAATAACAAGACCGAAGAGTTTGCCGAATCAATTCAACGTTTTGCTACGGCGCGTAATTATAAATTCAAGGTGTTCCATATCGGTTCTATCTTTTGGTTTGCGTTTACCAATCAGGCAGCTATCCGCAAGGCCGAAGAGATTGATGGAAGCAGCATGGAGAAATTCAAAAAGCTGCACCGCGAATTATTAAATCGTGGTATTTATCTGGGGCCATCTGGCTATGAGGTAGGATTTATTTCATCAGCCCACACAAAAACAGATTTAGAAAGAACAAAACGCGCTATTTTTGATAGTTTAGATATTGTATTTAAAGACAAGTAA